TCAGGGGGTCGTCAGTCCTTCCTCTCTGGATGTGAACTGCCATTCGATGCAATTGTTGACTGTTACGGTGCCTTCGTCGTCAATCAACCGCCAAGCGAGTCGCCGATGAAGGTGACAGCCGTCGTTGACCGCGCCTCCAAGCTCACCGGTCCAGTGTTGGGGCTCTTTGGCAACGATGACTCCTACCCGGGCCCCGACGAGGTCAATAGGCTCGATGAAGTGCTTACCAAGCTCAACAAAGCCCATGAATTTCACCGCTATGACGGTGCCGGCCATGCTTTCTTTAATACTGCTTCGCCCTCTTATCGACCAGAGGCAGCAATGGATGCGTGGGGACACATCTTCACCTTCTTCGGTACCCACCTAGGTGCGTGACCAAGATGTGTACCTACACCACCGCCACACTCAAACTCTTTGGAAATGCTAAGAGTGGTGCATCATGGGAACGAGTGAAGACGGCTTCGGTATACCTAGATCACCCGGTTGCCTTTCCGGCGACGCATTCGCTTAACATCGACCTCTTTGCAGATCAGGATGACCCGAAGAGGAGCGCAGCGCTTGAGCTCTCTCCTCGATCAGCAAAGGCGCTCGCCGAGGCGATACTATCGATGATCGCCGAGGCTCCAGAGGGACTCATCGATGAGGAACTGACGATTTCGTAGCTGTCTTCGTAGATTTGCCGTAATAGTGTTCGTTATCGGAACTATTGCGGCAAATCTTTAGTTTTAGACTAGAAATTTTCACTGAACTACTAAACTATCCTGGTCTTGCA
The genomic region above belongs to Ferrimicrobium acidiphilum DSM 19497 and contains:
- a CDS encoding dienelactone hydrolase family protein — its product is MTDHAVLGEEIAFQGAKGEWIEGFFARPLGLTSVGSVVVIHHMPGYDEATKEIAIRFARHGYAVLMPNLYFREAPGAAPDDAAAIARSKGGVPDDRLLGDVSGARDFLLHQPNANGKSGVIGYCSGGRQSFLSGCELPFDAIVDCYGAFVVNQPPSESPMKVTAVVDRASKLTGPVLGLFGNDDSYPGPDEVNRLDEVLTKLNKAHEFHRYDGAGHAFFNTASPSYRPEAAMDAWGHIFTFFGTHLGA
- a CDS encoding DUF6295 family protein — protein: MCTYTTATLKLFGNAKSGASWERVKTASVYLDHPVAFPATHSLNIDLFADQDDPKRSAALELSPRSAKALAEAILSMIAEAPEGLIDEELTIS